Genomic window (Kosakonia sp. BYX6):
GCTTTTCAGTGAATTTTATACCTCTGGAAAATCAGTCTAGTTGAATGCACTAAGGTGTGGGGAAAATGCAGAACACTCTGAAGGTGGGGATTTTGTCGGCTGGATAAGGCGTAGGCCTGATAAGCGAAGCGCCATCAGGCAACCAGCATCAATCGACACTGCCGGGTGGCGGCTGCGCCTTATCCGGCCTACGGAACGACGGACCCAGCATACGAATCGGGAACAAATCCGGCCCGCGAACGGGCCGGTTTGGGCTTACTTACTGATTTGCGCGTGCATCTCCTGCACGGAAATCACTTTCTCGGTGGCATCGGCATTCAGCGCCATCGCGGTGGCGAAACCGCCGTTCAGCGTGGTGTCGTAATGCACTTTGTATTGCAGTGCGCTGCGGCGAATCAGCTTGGAGTCTTCAATCGCCTGGCGGCCCGCCGTGGTGTTGATGATGTAGGTGTACTCGCCATTCTTAATACGATCCTGAATGTGCGGGCGACCTTCATGCACCTTGTTCACCAGGCGCGGGTTAATGCCCGCTTCGCCCAGCACAATCGCCGTGCCGTGAGTTGCATCCAGCTCGAAGCCCTGTTTCAGCAGCTTCGCCGCCAGGTCCACCACGCGCTCTTTATCACCTTCACGCACCGACAGCAGTGCGCGACCGCGTTTCTGCATGGTGGAGTTGCTGCCCAGTTGCGCTTTGGCAAATGCTTCGGCGAACGTGCGGCCAACGCCCATCACTTCACCGGTTGAGCGCATTTCTGGCCCTAACAACGGGTCGACGCCAGGGAACTTGTTAAACGGCAGCACCACTTCTTTTACCGAGTAATACGGCGGAATGATCTCTTTGGTATAACCTTGAGCGGCCAGTGTTTTGCCGGTCATCACGCGCGCCGCCACTTTCGCCAGCTGCACGCCGGTCGCTTTGGAGACAAACGGCACGGTACGCGCCGCGCGCGGGTTCACCTCAATCAGATACACTTCGTTATCTTTCACTGCGAACTGCACGTTCATCAGGCCGCGAACTTGCAGCTCGAACGCCAGTTTCTGCACCTGCTGGCGCATCACATCCTGAATATCCTGGCTCAGCGTGTATGCCGGCAGAGAACAGGCGGAGTCACCGGAGTGAACACCCGCTTGTTCGATGTGTTCCATAATGCCGCCAATCAGCACGGTTTCGCCGTCGCAAATCGCGTCGACATCCACTTCCACCGCGTCATCAAGGAATTTATCCAGCAGCACCGGCGCATCGTTGGAGACGCTCACCGCCGTCATAAAGTAGCGGCGAAGATCCACTTCGTCATAGACGATTTCCATCGCGCGGCCACCCAGCACATAAGAAGGACGCACCACCAGCGGGTAGGTAATCTCTTTCGCTTTCTCAACGGCCTGCTCCAGCGCAGTCACCGTGGCGTTGGCGGGCTGTTTCAGTTTCAGGCGCTCAACCGCATGCTGGAAGCGCTCGCGGTCTTCCGCACGGTCGATAGCATCCGGGCTGGTACCGATAACCGGCACGCCTGCGGCCTCCAGTTCGCGCGCCAGTTTCAGCGGGGTCTGGCCGCCGTATTGCACGATCACACCTTTCGGCTTCTCGATACGCACGATTTCCAGCACGTCTTCGAAAGTGACCGGTTCGAAGTACAGGCGGTCGGAGGTGTCATAATCCGTCGATACGGTTTCCGGGTTACAGTTGACCATGATGGTCTCGTAACCGTCTTCGCGCAGCGCCAGCGAGGCGTGTACACAGCAGTAGTCGAACTCAATGCCCTGGCCGATACGGTTTGGACCACCGCCGAGCACCATGATTTTTTCGCGATCCGGGTTCGGATTAGCTTCGCACTCTTCTTCATAGGTGGAGTACATGTACGCGGTGTCGGTGGCGAACTCTGCCGCACAGGTATCCACGCGTTTGTAAACCGGATGAAGATCGTACTGGTCGCGCAGCTTGCGGATTTCCGCTTCGCGCACGCCCACCAGGGTCGCCAGGCGCGCATCGGCGAAGCCTTTGCGTTTCAGTTGGCGCAGGAAATCCACGTCCAGGCCGTTGATGCCGACGTTTGCCACCTGCTCCTCGAGGCGCACCAGCTCTTCAATTTGCACCAGGAACCAGCGGTCGATGTTGGTCAGGTTGAACACGCCATCGACAGAGAGGCCCGCGCGGAACGCGTCGGCGATATACCAGATACGCTCAGCGCCTGCGTCTTTCAGCTCGCGACGGATTTTTGTCAGCGCTTCCGTGTCGTCAAGGCTCACTTTCGGGTCGAAGCCGGTTGCGCCAACTTCCAGGCCGCGCAGCGCTTTTTGCAGCGATTCCTGCTGCGTGCGGCCAATCGCCATCACTTCACCGACGGATTTCATCTGTGTGGTCAGGCGGTCATTTGCGCCGACAAATTTTTCGAAGTTAAAGCGCGGGATTTTGGTAACAACATAGTCGATGGACGGTTCGAACGAGGCCGGAGTACGCCCGCCGGTGATGTCGTTCATCAGTTCGTCGAGCGTGTAACCCACCGCCAGTTTCGCCGCCACTTTGGCAATCGGGAAACCAGTCGCTTTTGAGGCCAGCGCAGAAGAGCGCGATACACGCGGGTTCATTTCGATAACAATCAGACGGCCGTTTTTCGGGTTCACCGCGAACTGCACGTTCGAGCCGCCGGTTTCCACGCCGATTTCACGCAGCACCGCCATCGAGGCGTTACGCATGATTTGGTACTCTTTGTCGGTCAGGGTTTGCGCCGGCGCAACGGTGATGGAGTCACCGGTGTGAATCCCCATGGCGTCGAAGTTTTCAATTGAGCAGACGATGATGCAGTTGTCGTTCTTATCGCGCACCACTTCCATCTCGTACTCTTTCCAGCCAATCAGCGACTCATCAATCAGCAGCTCATTGGTCGGCGAGAGATCGAGGCCGCGGGCGCAGATCTCTTCAAACTCTTCGCGGTTATAAGCGATACCACCGCCGGTGCCGCCCATGGTAAAGGAAGGACGAATGATGCACGGGTAACCGACATCTGCCGCGACAGCCAGCGCTTCATCCATGGTATGCGCGATACCGGAACGGGCGGTGTCGAGGCCAATCTTTTTCATCGCGATATCGAAACGGCGACGATCTTCGGCTTTATCAATCGCGTCAGCGGTCGCGCCAATCATGGTCACGCCGAACTCTTCCAGCACGCCCTGGCGTTCCAGTTCCAGCGCACAGTTCAGCGCGGTCTGGCCGCCCATCGTTGGCAGCACGGCGTCCGGGCGCTCTTTTTCGATGATTTTGCGCACCACTTCCCAGTGGATCGGCTCGATGTAAGTCGCGTCTGCCATTTCCGGGTCGGTCATGATGGTTGCCGGGTTGGAGTTCACCAGGATGACGCGGTAGCCCTCTTCGCGCAGCGCTTTGCACGCCTGCGCGCCGGAGTAGTCGAATTCACACGCCTGGCCGATAACAATCGGGCCTGCGCCAAGGATCAGGATGCTTTTTAGGTCTGTACGTTTTGGCATGGCTCTTTTTCTCCTGATTATTTGGCGGTATTGCGATACTGCTCAATCAATTCAATAAAGTGGTCAAACAGCGGCGCGGCGTCGTGCGGGCCTGGGCTGGCTTCCGGGTGCCCCTGGAAACTAAAGGCTGGCTTGTCGGTGCGGTGAATGCCTTGCAGCGTGCCGTCGAACAGCGACTTGTGCGTTACACGCAGGTTGGCAGGCATGGAGGATTCATCAACCGCAAAACCGTGGTTCTGCGCGGTGATCATCACGGTGTTGTTATCAATGTCTTTCACCGGATGGTTACCGCCGTGGTGACCGAACTTCATCTTCACGGTTTTCGCGCCACTCGCCAACGCCAGCAACTGGTGGCCCAGGCAGATGCCGAATACTGGGATATCGGTTTCGAGGAGGGATTTAATCGCGTCGATAGCGTAGTCGCACGGTGCCGGGTCACCAGGACCGTTAGACAGGAATACACCGTCCGGGTTGAGTTTCAGAACGTCTTGCGCTGGGGTTTTCGCCGGAACGATCGTCAGGCGGCAGCCGCGATCCACCAGCATACGCAGAATATTGCGTTTCGCGCCGTAGTCGTACGCGACAACATGGTAAGGCAGCTCACTCTCTGGTTTCGCCTGCGGCAGCTCGCCGGTAAGCGTCCAACTGCCCTGTGTCCAGCCGTAGGTTTCCGCCGTTGTCACTTCCTTCGCCAGGTCCATACCGTTCAGGCCCGGGAAGGCTTTCGCTTTTTCCAGCGCCACGGCGGCGTCAACATTATCACCCGCGATGATGCAGCCGTTTTGCGCGCCTTTTTCACGCAGCAAACGGGTTAATTTACGGGTATCGATATCGGCAATCGCCACGATGTTATGACGCTTAAGGTAAGAAGAGAGGTCTTCGGTGCTGCGGTAGTTGCTGGCAATCAACGGCAGGTCGCGAATGACCAGGCCTTGCGCATGAACTTGAGAAGATTCTTCGTCAGCGGAGTTGGTGCCGACATTGCCGATATGAGGATAAGTAAGAGTGACGATTTGGCGGGAATAGGAAGGATCAGTGAGGATTTCTTGATAACCGGTCATTGAAGTATTGAAAACGACTTCCCCAACCGCCGTGCCCGTTGCCCCTATGGCCCGACCGTGAAACTGGGTTCCGTCTTCCAGAACCAATAGCGCTGACTTAATCAAAACACCCTCCAGAGAATATTCACTCACTTTATTTGCATATTAATTCATATTGAGATGATGAATCAATGCAAATTTGCTGGCCGTGGATTTTAGGCAAACGGCGGCATTCTGGAGAGATGTCGGTTAAAAGTCAACTTATCTGCCGTATTTTTCTTGCTGTTTCACGCCATTGCCTGGTTTTACAGGGTTTAACAGATAAAAAGATCAGATAAATAAGTCAGGAAAACGCTTGCGCGGCCAGAAAACTGTCTCGCAGATAAGCGATGCGCCAAAAAGTAGACCAGATGGTCAAAATTTACAAAATTGAAACATAAACCGGGGATATAAGTGTAGATTAGTTGAGTTTGGAGGGAAACGCAGCGTGAAAAGAATAAAATAAAAGGGCAATAAAATATTGCCCTTTGCAATCAAGTCATTATGACTGCAACAACCACATCACGAAGGGTAATAACTCTTACAAATTGTTGAGATCGAGCACATCTCGCATGTCAAAAAGACCATTTTTCTTATCCTTTAGCCATGAAGCGGAACGCACCGCGCCATTCGCAAACGTCATACGGCTTGACGCTTTATGCGTTATCTCTACACGTTCGCCGATATCGGCGAACATCGCGGTATGTTCGCCGACGATATCTCCGGCGCGAACGGTCGCAAAACCAATGGTGCCCGGGACACGCTCGCCGGTATGCCCTTCACGTGAATAAACCGCGCACTCTTTTAAATCTTTATTCAGTGACTTAGCGATCGCTTCGCCCATCGCCAGCGCGGTTCCTGATGGTGCATCAACCTTGTAGCGGTGGTGCGCTTCGACAATTTCGATATCTGTATAGTCGCCCATCACTTTCGCCGCTTTCTCCAGCAGCTTGAGCATGACATTGACGCCGACGCTAAAGTTGGCCGCAAACACAATAGCGATATCCTGCGCCGCATCGGTAATGGCCTGCTTGCCTGCGTCATCAAAACCGGTGGTGCCAATCACCATACCTTTGTGATGCTGGCGGCAAAATGCCAGATGGTTCAGCGTGCCTTCCGGGCGGGTAAAGTCGATAAATACGTCGAAATCGTCTTTCACCGCATCAAGGCTGCTCTGCACAGCCACACCGGTTTTCGCTACGCCGGCCAGTTCGCCCGCATCGCTTCCCAATAAGGAAGACCCTTCACGTTCCAGCGCCGCGCCAAGTGCGACGCCGTCCATTGCCAGCGCCGCCTGAATCAACTGGCGGCCCATACGTCCGCCAGCGCCCGCGATGGCTACGCGGATTGGTGCATCATGCATAGTTGTGCTCTTTTGTTAATTAAATGCGTAAAAATCGTTTCCAGATTAACCAGCCCCTGTCTGAGCCACCAGCCGAAAACGCCAATAATTAGAAATTAATGATATACAGCCGGAAATATCAGTAAAAAGCATGATGTTCTAAGGTGCCAGCGCCAGCACCTCTTCCACCCAATGGCGGAAACCATCGACATCAATATCCAGCGCCACCTGCGCGTTCGGTGCCAGCCCCAGCTTACCGTCGATATCCACCACAGTGGTTCCGGCGGTGAATTGCCCCTGCGTTTCTACCGCGACAAAGCAGGATTTCAAGGTAAAGAGTTCCGGGCGTGCCAGCCAGGCGATAGCGCAAAGATCGTGCATGCGCAGCCCGGTTGTCATGCTGCCGCTGCGATAGTGACTGAATAACGCATGCAGCATTTTGCCTGTCCGGTTGAGCGTTGGCAGCGTTGCTAAATACTCTGGCGTCAGCGTTGCGCGGTTGGTGACATCCAGCCCGCACATGACAATCTCCAGGCCGCTATGAAAGACGCGGGCCGCCGCTTCCGGATCGATAGCGATATTGAATTCGGCATTCGGCGTGAAGTTACCGCGCCCGGCGGAACCGCCCATCATCACCAACCGACGAATATTAAACTGGCATTCCGGGTAGTGCGTCAGCAGCAGCGCAATGTTGGTCAGCGGGCCGATGGTCACCAGCGTCACGGGTTCTGGCGAGGCGAGCAGCAGATCGCGGATCGTCTGAAACGCCGGGATGGCCAGCGGCTGGCGCTGGTGTTCGACAAAGTCATACCCATCCAGCCCGGATTCCCCATGCACCTCAGTCGCGCTATCCAGCGGGCGCAGCAAGGGCGTAGCAGCGCCCTGGGCCAGCGGGATGTCCGCGTTCCAGAAATTCAGCAGCTGTAATGCATTACGGGTGGTTTTTTCCAGCGAAACGTTGCCGGCAACGGTGGTGATCAATTTGAGATCGCATTGCGGCGCAAACAGCGCGGCGGCAAGCGCAACGGCATCATCAATGCCCGGATCGGTGTCGAGAATCATTGGCAAACGCATAACTCCTCCACGAAAAATGTCCATAAAAAATGCCAGACTCAGTCTGGCATCTTCGCACAACGCATTGAAAGATTATTCGACCTCGCGAACATCTACCCGAAGTTCTTTCGGCACTTCGAAAACGATGTTCTCTTCGCGCCCTTCCAGCGGAATGGCTTCGCCGCCACCCAGCTCTTGCAAACGAGAGATGACATTTTGCACGAGGATATCCGGCGCGGATGCCCCGGCGGTCACGCCAACGCAGTGAATCGCGTTGACCCACTCCTCCTGAATATCCGACGCGTCATCAATCAGATACGCCGCTTTCCCCATGCGCTGCGCCAGTTCGGCCAAGCGGTTGGAGTTTGAGGAGTTTTTCGAACCGACGACCAGCACCACTTCCGCCTGCTCAGCCAGCGCACGCACCGCTTCCTGGCGATTGGTGGTGGCATAACAAATATCGTCTTTGCGCGGGCCGACGATGTTCGGGAAACGCTCGCGCAGAGCGTCAATCACATCCGAGGTATCATCAACGGAGAGCGTGGTCTGCGTCATAAACGACAGTTTGCCCGCGTCTTTGATATCCAGGCCGCCAACATCCTCAGGGGATTCAACCAGATACATGCCGCCTTTCGGGTTGCTGTACTGTCCCATGGTGCCTTCCACTTCTGGGTGCCCGGCGTGCCCAATCAGGATCGCTTCTTCGCCGCGCCGACTGGCGCGCGCCACTTCCATATGCACTTTGGTCACCAGCGGGCAGGTCGCGTCGAAGACCGTCAAATCGCGGCTTTTCGCTTCGTTACGCACTGCCTGAGAAACGCCGTGGGCGGAGAATATCAGGATTGCGCCGTCCGGCACTTCGCTTATCTGCTCGATGAAGATCGCGCCGCGCTCGCGCAGGCTGTCGACAACATAGCGGTTGTGCACCACTTCGTGACGCACATAAATCGGCGCGCCGTACAGAGCCAGCGCGTTTTCAACAATGCTGATAGCGCGGTCAACTCCGGCGCAAAAACCGCGCGGGTTAGCCAACAGGATCTGCATTTGTTTCCTCCAGTGCCGGATCGACTTCCAGCACATCGATATCAAAATGAACGGTTCTGCCCGCCAGCGGATGGTTGAAATCGACGGTGATGGAATCACCACTGATTTCACGGATAACGCCCGGCATTTCGCTGCCATCCATTGCGGTAAAGAGCATAATTGCGCCGATTTCAGGTTCCCCGGCGTCCATAAATTCGCGGCGCGAGAAGTACTGAATCAGGTCCGGGCTCGGCGTGCCGAATGCGGCATCAGGCTCCAGAGAAAAGACCTTTTTCTCCCCGGCTTTCAGGCCGAGCAGATGTTGTTCCAGTCCTTCGGAGAGTGAACCGTCGCCCAGACGAAACAGCGCCGGTTTGCCATTGTTGCGGGTTGACTCGGCAAGTGAGCCATCTTCGAGCTTGAGCGTGAAGTGCACCAGCACTGCGCTATCGCTCTGTACGGATTTAGACATGCAGGTTGCTCTTATGTTTTTAGCGATTGCAGTGCCCGGTTACATGTTGATTGCCGGATGGCGCTACGCTTATCCGGCCGACGAACCGGGCCTACAACGCTTTGTTGGCTTACGCCTGTTTTTTCACTGCGGCAGAAGGCAAGAAACCTTCCAGCACTATCAGCGCCGCACCGATACAAATTGCGGTATCAGCAAGATTAAAGGTAGCAAAATGCCAGTCGCCCATATAAAAATCGATCATATCGACGACAAAACCATGCCACAGACGGTCGAACAGGTTACCCAGCGCGCCACCGATAATCAGCGCATAAGCGATGTTATTCAGTTTTTGTGACGCTTTGGCGCGATACA
Coding sequences:
- the fkpB gene encoding FKBP-type peptidyl-prolyl cis-trans isomerase, encoding MSKSVQSDSAVLVHFTLKLEDGSLAESTRNNGKPALFRLGDGSLSEGLEQHLLGLKAGEKKVFSLEPDAAFGTPSPDLIQYFSRREFMDAGEPEIGAIMLFTAMDGSEMPGVIREISGDSITVDFNHPLAGRTVHFDIDVLEVDPALEETNADPVG
- the dapB gene encoding 4-hydroxy-tetrahydrodipicolinate reductase; the encoded protein is MHDAPIRVAIAGAGGRMGRQLIQAALAMDGVALGAALEREGSSLLGSDAGELAGVAKTGVAVQSSLDAVKDDFDVFIDFTRPEGTLNHLAFCRQHHKGMVIGTTGFDDAGKQAITDAAQDIAIVFAANFSVGVNVMLKLLEKAAKVMGDYTDIEIVEAHHRYKVDAPSGTALAMGEAIAKSLNKDLKECAVYSREGHTGERVPGTIGFATVRAGDIVGEHTAMFADIGERVEITHKASSRMTFANGAVRSASWLKDKKNGLFDMRDVLDLNNL
- the rihC gene encoding ribonucleoside hydrolase RihC is translated as MRLPMILDTDPGIDDAVALAAALFAPQCDLKLITTVAGNVSLEKTTRNALQLLNFWNADIPLAQGAATPLLRPLDSATEVHGESGLDGYDFVEHQRQPLAIPAFQTIRDLLLASPEPVTLVTIGPLTNIALLLTHYPECQFNIRRLVMMGGSAGRGNFTPNAEFNIAIDPEAAARVFHSGLEIVMCGLDVTNRATLTPEYLATLPTLNRTGKMLHALFSHYRSGSMTTGLRMHDLCAIAWLARPELFTLKSCFVAVETQGQFTAGTTVVDIDGKLGLAPNAQVALDIDVDGFRHWVEEVLALAP
- the carA gene encoding glutamine-hydrolyzing carbamoyl-phosphate synthase small subunit, translated to MIKSALLVLEDGTQFHGRAIGATGTAVGEVVFNTSMTGYQEILTDPSYSRQIVTLTYPHIGNVGTNSADEESSQVHAQGLVIRDLPLIASNYRSTEDLSSYLKRHNIVAIADIDTRKLTRLLREKGAQNGCIIAGDNVDAAVALEKAKAFPGLNGMDLAKEVTTAETYGWTQGSWTLTGELPQAKPESELPYHVVAYDYGAKRNILRMLVDRGCRLTIVPAKTPAQDVLKLNPDGVFLSNGPGDPAPCDYAIDAIKSLLETDIPVFGICLGHQLLALASGAKTVKMKFGHHGGNHPVKDIDNNTVMITAQNHGFAVDESSMPANLRVTHKSLFDGTLQGIHRTDKPAFSFQGHPEASPGPHDAAPLFDHFIELIEQYRNTAK
- the carB gene encoding carbamoyl-phosphate synthase large subunit; amino-acid sequence: MPKRTDLKSILILGAGPIVIGQACEFDYSGAQACKALREEGYRVILVNSNPATIMTDPEMADATYIEPIHWEVVRKIIEKERPDAVLPTMGGQTALNCALELERQGVLEEFGVTMIGATADAIDKAEDRRRFDIAMKKIGLDTARSGIAHTMDEALAVAADVGYPCIIRPSFTMGGTGGGIAYNREEFEEICARGLDLSPTNELLIDESLIGWKEYEMEVVRDKNDNCIIVCSIENFDAMGIHTGDSITVAPAQTLTDKEYQIMRNASMAVLREIGVETGGSNVQFAVNPKNGRLIVIEMNPRVSRSSALASKATGFPIAKVAAKLAVGYTLDELMNDITGGRTPASFEPSIDYVVTKIPRFNFEKFVGANDRLTTQMKSVGEVMAIGRTQQESLQKALRGLEVGATGFDPKVSLDDTEALTKIRRELKDAGAERIWYIADAFRAGLSVDGVFNLTNIDRWFLVQIEELVRLEEQVANVGINGLDVDFLRQLKRKGFADARLATLVGVREAEIRKLRDQYDLHPVYKRVDTCAAEFATDTAYMYSTYEEECEANPNPDREKIMVLGGGPNRIGQGIEFDYCCVHASLALREDGYETIMVNCNPETVSTDYDTSDRLYFEPVTFEDVLEIVRIEKPKGVIVQYGGQTPLKLARELEAAGVPVIGTSPDAIDRAEDRERFQHAVERLKLKQPANATVTALEQAVEKAKEITYPLVVRPSYVLGGRAMEIVYDEVDLRRYFMTAVSVSNDAPVLLDKFLDDAVEVDVDAICDGETVLIGGIMEHIEQAGVHSGDSACSLPAYTLSQDIQDVMRQQVQKLAFELQVRGLMNVQFAVKDNEVYLIEVNPRAARTVPFVSKATGVQLAKVAARVMTGKTLAAQGYTKEIIPPYYSVKEVVLPFNKFPGVDPLLGPEMRSTGEVMGVGRTFAEAFAKAQLGSNSTMQKRGRALLSVREGDKERVVDLAAKLLKQGFELDATHGTAIVLGEAGINPRLVNKVHEGRPHIQDRIKNGEYTYIINTTAGRQAIEDSKLIRRSALQYKVHYDTTLNGGFATAMALNADATEKVISVQEMHAQISK
- the ispH gene encoding 4-hydroxy-3-methylbut-2-enyl diphosphate reductase yields the protein MQILLANPRGFCAGVDRAISIVENALALYGAPIYVRHEVVHNRYVVDSLRERGAIFIEQISEVPDGAILIFSAHGVSQAVRNEAKSRDLTVFDATCPLVTKVHMEVARASRRGEEAILIGHAGHPEVEGTMGQYSNPKGGMYLVESPEDVGGLDIKDAGKLSFMTQTTLSVDDTSDVIDALRERFPNIVGPRKDDICYATTNRQEAVRALAEQAEVVLVVGSKNSSNSNRLAELAQRMGKAAYLIDDASDIQEEWVNAIHCVGVTAGASAPDILVQNVISRLQELGGGEAIPLEGREENIVFEVPKELRVDVREVE